The Kitasatospora paranensis genome has a window encoding:
- a CDS encoding PP2C family protein-serine/threonine phosphatase, producing MSRVAHDGSGEALAALLARSHHTSPDGLPMLVDAAARDLGLEGARILLADVQQHLLVPLDDGHGAARALGVEGTLAGRAYRETSVRVAREDDGLLRIWLPLINGIERIGVLEVTARGDHPGPEDRCRALADAACLAVVAKSGFSDTIVRTVRTAPMSLAAELVWSILPPRSIGTDRVTSSAVLEPAYEVGGDAFDHALHAGRLHLAVVDAMGHDLAAGLSAAVAMAGCRSARRAGGDLHDVMTAVDEALARWIPDRLLTAVLGTLDVADGLFRWLNCGHPPPLLIRRGHVVAGALEHPGELPLGLGAAAEGARRTVHTAQLEPGDRILVHTDGVTEARAFDGGRFGELRLTDHVVRAAAAGERAPEALRRLVSTILEHQRGRLDDDATIVLVEWHPPVPAD from the coding sequence GTGAGCAGGGTGGCACACGACGGTTCGGGCGAGGCGCTCGCCGCGCTGCTGGCTCGCTCGCACCATACCTCTCCGGACGGACTGCCGATGCTGGTCGACGCGGCGGCGCGCGACCTCGGCCTGGAGGGCGCCCGGATCCTCCTCGCCGACGTCCAGCAGCACCTGCTCGTCCCGCTGGACGACGGGCACGGCGCCGCCCGCGCGCTCGGGGTGGAGGGCACGCTGGCCGGCCGGGCCTACCGGGAGACGTCCGTCCGGGTGGCCCGCGAGGACGACGGTCTGCTGCGGATCTGGCTGCCGCTGATCAACGGCATCGAACGGATCGGCGTCCTGGAGGTCACCGCGCGCGGCGACCACCCCGGCCCGGAGGACCGCTGCCGGGCCCTCGCCGACGCCGCCTGCCTGGCCGTCGTCGCCAAGAGCGGGTTCAGCGACACGATCGTCCGCACCGTCCGCACGGCACCCATGAGCCTGGCGGCGGAACTCGTCTGGTCGATCCTGCCGCCGCGCAGCATCGGCACCGACCGGGTGACGTCCAGTGCCGTCCTGGAACCGGCGTACGAGGTCGGGGGCGACGCCTTCGACCACGCGCTGCACGCGGGGCGGCTGCACCTGGCCGTGGTGGACGCGATGGGGCACGACCTCGCCGCCGGGCTGTCCGCGGCGGTGGCGATGGCCGGCTGCCGCTCGGCCCGCCGCGCCGGCGGGGATCTGCACGACGTCATGACCGCCGTCGACGAGGCACTCGCCCGCTGGATCCCGGACCGGCTGCTGACCGCCGTCCTCGGCACGCTGGACGTCGCCGACGGGCTGTTCCGCTGGCTCAACTGCGGCCACCCGCCGCCGCTCCTGATCAGACGCGGGCACGTGGTCGCCGGCGCGCTGGAACACCCCGGCGAACTGCCGCTCGGGCTCGGCGCCGCCGCCGAGGGCGCGCGCCGCACCGTGCACACCGCGCAACTGGAGCCGGGTGACCGGATCCTCGTCCACACCGACGGCGTGACCGAGGCCCGGGCGTTCGACGGGGGCCGCTTCGGCGAGCTGCGGCTGACCGACCACGTCGTGCGGGCCGCCGCCGCCGGCGAACGGGCTCCGGAGGCGCTGCGCCGCCTGGTCTCGACGATCCTCGAGCACCAGCGCGGCCGCCTCGACGACGACGCGACGATCGTGCTGGTCGAGTGGCACCCGCCCGTCCCGGCGGACTGA
- a CDS encoding AI-2E family transporter has product MPHGRPAAHRAADTAVPGGPPGRRAALRPPPVHPVLTAAADYAWRLLVVGVAAYAVFTVLERFQLVAVSVFLGLVITSVLRPPVEVLARRMPRWLAVLIGMLGTIVVVAGLLALVGNAVADEADRLGKEFGGGLDRIEKWLQGPPFHVRASSVADLRDKVASYLSAHRSTLISTAVSGAGRLVEVAGGAALAVFCSVFFLHSGESMWRWFHGQLPVRTRASWDGGGRAAWRTFAGYTRGVVIVAASNAVLVGIALYILRVPLALPLVLLEFFASFVPLIGSPVAMAVASVVALAARGPVIAIVVLLLIVVIGQIEGHLLHPLVMSWAVQLHPVVVAVSVLCGGIAAGVIGAVVAVPLVAVVWSVLNALRGRGPHAQQGP; this is encoded by the coding sequence ATGCCCCATGGCCGACCCGCGGCGCACCGGGCGGCGGACACCGCGGTTCCCGGCGGTCCGCCGGGACGCCGCGCAGCGCTCCGGCCCCCGCCCGTCCACCCGGTGCTGACGGCGGCCGCCGACTACGCGTGGCGGCTGTTGGTCGTGGGCGTGGCGGCGTACGCGGTCTTCACCGTGCTGGAGCGGTTCCAGCTGGTCGCCGTCTCCGTCTTCCTGGGCCTGGTGATCACCTCGGTGCTCCGCCCGCCGGTCGAGGTGCTGGCGCGCCGGATGCCGCGCTGGCTGGCGGTGCTGATCGGGATGCTCGGCACGATCGTCGTGGTCGCCGGACTGCTGGCGCTGGTCGGCAACGCCGTCGCGGACGAGGCGGACCGCCTCGGCAAGGAGTTCGGCGGCGGACTCGACCGGATCGAGAAATGGCTGCAGGGGCCGCCGTTCCACGTCCGCGCGAGCAGCGTCGCCGACCTGCGGGACAAGGTCGCCTCGTACCTGAGCGCACACCGCTCGACGCTGATCAGCACGGCCGTCAGCGGCGCCGGACGGCTGGTCGAGGTCGCCGGCGGGGCGGCGCTGGCGGTGTTCTGCTCGGTGTTCTTCCTGCACTCCGGCGAGAGCATGTGGCGGTGGTTCCACGGGCAGCTGCCCGTGCGCACCCGGGCCTCCTGGGACGGCGGCGGCCGGGCCGCCTGGCGCACCTTCGCCGGGTACACCCGCGGTGTGGTGATCGTGGCGGCGAGCAACGCCGTGCTGGTGGGCATCGCGCTGTACATCCTGCGGGTGCCGCTGGCGCTGCCGCTGGTGCTGCTGGAGTTCTTCGCGTCGTTCGTCCCGCTGATCGGCTCGCCGGTGGCGATGGCGGTGGCCTCCGTGGTGGCGCTCGCCGCCCGCGGGCCGGTGATCGCCATCGTGGTGCTGCTGCTGATCGTCGTGATCGGCCAGATCGAGGGCCACCTGCTGCACCCGTTGGTGATGAGCTGGGCGGTTCAGCTGCACCCGGTGGTGGTCGCGGTCTCGGTGCTGTGCGGCGGCATCGCCGCGGGCGTGATCGGCGCCGTGGTGGCCGTCCCGCTGGTCGCCGTGGTCTGGTCGGTGCTCAACGCCCTGCGCGGCCGCGGGCCGCACGCGCAGCAGGGGCCGTAG
- a CDS encoding urease subunit beta, producing MTGPDAEAGPAGRPVPVPVPVPGEILYGDGDIGLNAGLPVTRMIAVNAADRPVQVGSHYHFAEANPGLEFDRAAARGRRLNIPAGTAVRFEPGIPVEIELVPIGGRREVHGLRAETGGPLDD from the coding sequence GTGACCGGCCCCGACGCGGAGGCCGGCCCCGCCGGCCGGCCCGTGCCCGTGCCCGTGCCCGTGCCCGGCGAGATCCTGTACGGCGACGGCGACATCGGCCTCAACGCGGGCCTGCCGGTGACCCGGATGATCGCCGTCAACGCCGCCGACCGGCCCGTCCAGGTCGGCTCCCACTACCACTTCGCCGAGGCCAACCCGGGCCTGGAGTTCGACCGGGCGGCCGCGCGCGGCCGGCGGCTGAACATCCCGGCCGGCACCGCCGTCCGTTTCGAGCCGGGCATCCCGGTCGAGATCGAGCTGGTGCCGATCGGCGGCCGGCGCGAGGTGCACGGACTGCGTGCCGAGACCGGAGGGCCGCTCGATGACTGA
- a CDS encoding hemerythrin domain-containing protein, with the protein MAGHGTDVVTRLEADHRAVEALFVRLGTAAAGERRELVDTLADHLLRHATAERTYLHPAIRRYVLGGRAMADREIDDHAGIRRLIGRLHGAADDDPGTERLRGRLLEAVHAHVREEELHVFPALRAAAGQAVLDALGEQLHTCRYVQPHAAHRPCTPPGRNPATGS; encoded by the coding sequence ATGGCCGGACACGGCACCGACGTGGTCACCCGACTGGAGGCCGACCACCGGGCGGTCGAGGCCCTGTTCGTCCGGCTCGGGACGGCCGCCGCCGGCGAGCGCAGGGAGCTGGTCGACACACTGGCGGACCACCTGCTGCGGCACGCGACCGCCGAACGCACCTACCTGCACCCGGCCATCCGCAGATACGTCCTGGGCGGCCGCGCCATGGCGGACCGGGAGATCGACGACCACGCCGGGATCCGCCGTCTGATCGGACGGCTGCACGGTGCCGCGGACGACGACCCGGGAACGGAGCGGTTGCGCGGCCGGCTCCTGGAGGCCGTGCACGCCCACGTCCGCGAGGAGGAGCTGCACGTCTTCCCCGCGCTGCGGGCCGCGGCCGGGCAGGCCGTCCTCGACGCCCTGGGGGAGCAGCTGCACACCTGCCGGTACGTGCAGCCGCACGCCGCGCACCGGCCCTGCACCCCTCCCGGCCGGAACCCGGCGACCGGGTCCTGA
- a CDS encoding helix-turn-helix transcriptional regulator — MLADGTAVPANGAAMPADGAAMLAAVGLDDRAERLYTDLVVRGAGAPAELAARCGNDLTATEAALAALAERGLIAPQRDGSARYAAAPPTVALEALLTGRRHALRQAELAAAALAEAYRTAGGDGTHRDLVEVVAGHAAIGHRVAQLQAAATEEILALVTGRYQVVRADATGAETAAVERGVRYRVVMERRALEEPDAAATLFEAMDREQQVRVVEDVPTKLIVADRTAALVPLTETRSGAEPVALVVRAPALVRVLTVLFDQTWEWAHPLGRDDGAVTVGAAPAGEPDTVDRRILALLLAGATDQSAANQLGLGLRTVQRRISRLMALARAETRIQLGWQAHRRGWVPD; from the coding sequence ATGCTCGCGGACGGGACGGCGGTGCCGGCGAACGGGGCAGCGATGCCGGCGGACGGGGCGGCGATGCTGGCGGCGGTGGGGCTGGACGACCGCGCCGAACGGCTCTACACCGACCTCGTCGTCCGCGGCGCGGGCGCACCCGCCGAACTGGCGGCCCGCTGCGGCAACGACCTCACCGCCACCGAGGCGGCACTCGCGGCACTCGCCGAACGCGGCCTGATCGCGCCGCAGCGCGACGGCAGCGCCCGGTACGCCGCCGCCCCGCCGACGGTCGCCCTGGAGGCGCTGCTCACCGGGCGCCGGCACGCCCTGCGCCAGGCCGAACTCGCGGCCGCCGCCCTCGCGGAGGCGTACCGGACGGCAGGCGGCGACGGCACGCACCGCGACCTGGTGGAGGTGGTCGCCGGCCACGCCGCGATCGGCCACCGGGTCGCGCAACTGCAGGCGGCGGCCACGGAGGAGATCCTCGCCCTGGTCACCGGGAGGTACCAGGTGGTGCGGGCGGACGCGACCGGCGCCGAGACGGCGGCGGTGGAACGCGGTGTCCGGTACCGGGTGGTGATGGAGCGGCGGGCCCTGGAGGAGCCGGACGCCGCGGCCACGCTCTTCGAGGCCATGGACCGCGAACAGCAGGTGCGGGTGGTGGAGGACGTACCGACCAAACTGATCGTCGCCGACCGCACCGCGGCCCTCGTCCCGCTCACGGAGACCAGGAGCGGGGCGGAGCCGGTCGCCCTGGTCGTCCGCGCACCCGCCCTGGTACGGGTGTTGACGGTGCTGTTCGACCAGACCTGGGAGTGGGCGCACCCGCTCGGCCGGGACGACGGCGCGGTCACGGTCGGCGCCGCACCGGCGGGCGAACCCGACACGGTGGACCGGCGGATCCTGGCCCTGCTGCTGGCCGGCGCGACCGACCAGTCGGCGGCCAACCAGCTCGGCCTCGGGCTGCGCACCGTCCAGCGGCGGATCAGCCGGCTGATGGCGCTGGCAAGGGCGGAGACCCGGATCCAGCTCGGTTGGCAGGCCCACCGCCGCGGCTGGGTTCCGGACTGA
- a CDS encoding SigB/SigF/SigG family RNA polymerase sigma factor has translation MTTTSEGAPLPLPGSARPSGDRPSDLPHRPSTEEMRAMGKAEARVLSDALFARLAALEPGTAAYSYVRGTIIELNMPLVRFVAAGFRRRAAEPDDVLQAGTVGLIKAVDGYDHTRGVEFLTYAIPTITGEIKRFFRDTTWPVRVPRSVQELYLVVARASDRMEQQLGRLPSSAELARELGIDEAEVTSGQCAGRVYRADSLDSLREDHADEAGGSRLDRLGARDPELALVEFRLSVRPLVADLPERDQTVLRLRFWEGLTQSEIAERIGVSQMHVSRLLAATLARLRDGLDDDGPRPPAPGDTEGAGAARPHRGGRTPGGRAG, from the coding sequence GTGACCACGACCTCCGAAGGCGCGCCGCTGCCGCTGCCCGGCTCGGCGCGGCCGTCCGGCGACCGACCGTCCGACCTCCCGCACCGCCCCAGCACCGAGGAGATGCGGGCGATGGGCAAGGCGGAGGCCCGCGTCCTCAGCGACGCCCTCTTCGCCCGCCTCGCCGCCCTCGAACCGGGTACCGCCGCCTACAGCTACGTCCGCGGCACGATCATCGAGCTGAACATGCCGCTGGTGCGGTTCGTCGCCGCCGGGTTCCGCCGTCGGGCGGCCGAGCCCGACGACGTCCTCCAGGCCGGCACGGTCGGCCTGATCAAGGCCGTGGACGGCTACGACCACACCCGCGGGGTCGAGTTCCTCACCTACGCCATCCCCACCATCACCGGTGAGATCAAGCGCTTCTTCCGGGACACCACCTGGCCGGTCAGGGTGCCCCGCAGCGTCCAGGAGCTCTACCTGGTGGTGGCCCGCGCGTCCGACCGCATGGAGCAGCAGCTCGGCCGGCTGCCGTCGAGCGCCGAGCTCGCCCGGGAGCTCGGCATCGACGAGGCCGAGGTGACCTCCGGGCAGTGCGCCGGACGCGTCTACCGGGCGGACTCGCTGGACTCGCTGCGCGAGGACCACGCCGACGAGGCGGGCGGCTCCCGGCTGGACCGGCTCGGCGCCCGCGATCCCGAACTGGCGCTGGTCGAATTCCGGCTCTCGGTGCGCCCGCTCGTCGCCGACCTGCCGGAACGCGACCAGACCGTGCTGCGGCTGCGCTTCTGGGAGGGGCTGACCCAGTCGGAGATCGCCGAGCGGATCGGCGTCTCCCAGATGCACGTGTCGCGGCTGCTGGCCGCCACCCTGGCCCGGTTGCGCGACGGCCTGGACGACGACGGGCCGCGGCCGCCCGCTCCGGGTGACACTGAGGGGGCGGGTGCGGCGCGCCCGCACCGCGGAGGCCGAACCCCCGGCGGCCGCGCCGGGTGA
- the ureG gene encoding urease accessory protein UreG codes for MHRDHVDPHELPVRHTHTERPGRALRIGLGGPVGSGKTATVAALCRTLRDELSLAVVTNDIYTTEDAEFLLRNAVLPPERITAVETGCCPHTAIRDDISANLEAVEDLEDAVGPLDLILVESGGDNLTATFSRGLVDHQIFVIDVSGGDKIPRKGGPGVSTSDLLVVNKTDLAPLVGADLAVMARDARAQRGDLPTLFTALTAPDGIAPVAAWVRERLAVWVRTRVTAP; via the coding sequence TTGCATCGTGACCACGTGGACCCCCACGAGCTGCCCGTCCGCCACACCCACACCGAGCGCCCCGGCCGGGCCCTGCGGATCGGCCTCGGCGGCCCGGTCGGATCCGGCAAGACCGCGACCGTCGCCGCCCTCTGCCGCACCCTGCGCGACGAGCTCTCCCTGGCCGTCGTCACCAACGACATCTACACCACCGAGGACGCCGAGTTCCTGCTGCGCAACGCCGTCCTGCCGCCCGAGCGGATCACCGCCGTGGAGACCGGCTGCTGCCCGCACACCGCCATCCGCGACGACATCTCCGCCAACCTGGAGGCCGTCGAGGACCTGGAGGACGCCGTCGGCCCGCTCGACCTGATCCTCGTCGAGTCCGGCGGCGACAACCTCACCGCCACCTTCAGCCGCGGCCTGGTCGACCACCAGATCTTCGTCATCGACGTCTCCGGCGGCGACAAGATCCCCCGCAAGGGCGGCCCCGGCGTCTCCACCTCCGACCTGCTCGTCGTCAACAAGACCGACCTCGCCCCGCTGGTCGGCGCCGACCTCGCGGTGATGGCCCGCGACGCCAGGGCCCAGCGCGGCGACCTGCCGACCCTCTTCACCGCGCTCACCGCACCCGACGGCATCGCCCCCGTCGCCGCCTGGGTCCGCGAACGCCTCGCCGTTTGGGTCCGCACCCGGGTCACCGCCCCGTGA
- the lepB gene encoding signal peptidase I, with protein sequence MADLTTGYRRVTVVGGAMAPTLGPGDRLLVADVAPAEVHDGDLVLVDVPEFVGDSGSLAIKRVLGVGGDRLSCCGGPGIRRNGSALAEPYVRGATRTFDLTVAQHHLFLLGDNRPDSVDSQYPQLLRDRSNGTVPDTAVRGRVVWASTGAVAGPEAQRVSDLMLRSAIGVVLTLVGVIALPTTLVLSSRRRRRPSPRSPRSRSCRVRLARWDRREGRGQRGLRGFRAWRRAIRAAAIRCRWVRNAGRSGTG encoded by the coding sequence GTGGCCGATCTGACCACCGGCTACCGCCGTGTCACGGTGGTGGGCGGCGCGATGGCCCCCACCCTCGGTCCGGGCGACCGCCTGCTGGTGGCGGACGTCGCCCCCGCCGAGGTGCACGACGGCGACCTCGTGCTCGTGGACGTGCCGGAGTTCGTCGGCGACAGCGGGAGCCTGGCGATCAAGCGGGTGCTCGGGGTCGGCGGCGACCGGCTGTCCTGCTGCGGCGGTCCGGGGATCCGCCGCAACGGCTCCGCCCTGGCGGAGCCGTACGTCCGCGGCGCCACACGGACCTTCGACCTGACGGTGGCCCAGCACCACCTCTTCCTCCTCGGCGACAACCGCCCGGACTCCGTCGACTCGCAGTACCCGCAGCTCCTCCGCGACCGGTCGAACGGCACGGTGCCCGACACCGCCGTCCGCGGCCGTGTGGTGTGGGCCTCCACCGGTGCGGTCGCGGGCCCGGAGGCGCAGCGGGTGTCGGACCTGATGCTCCGGAGCGCCATCGGCGTCGTCCTGACGCTGGTCGGCGTGATCGCCCTGCCGACTACCCTGGTCCTCTCCTCCCGGCGGCGGCGCCGCCCGTCGCCCCGATCCCCGAGGAGCCGATCCTGCCGGGTCCGGCTGGCGCGATGGGACCGGCGGGAAGGGCGGGGGCAGCGGGGACTCCGGGGATTCCGGGCATGGCGCCGGGCGATCCGGGCCGCGGCGATTCGCTGCCGGTGGGTCCGTAACGCGGGACGGAGCGGGACGGGCTGA
- a CDS encoding VOC family protein encodes MACRISELVIDAADPEALAVFWSNVLGYVELGREDDGSIEIGPPDAGFGGPQPTLVISPSSDPRRGKLRLHLDVSATDRDQDAELERLLALGAGPADVGQSGAESWYVLADPEGNEFCLLRARIRPL; translated from the coding sequence ATGGCATGCCGCATCAGTGAGCTGGTCATCGACGCCGCCGACCCCGAGGCGCTCGCCGTCTTCTGGAGCAACGTCCTCGGCTACGTCGAACTCGGCCGGGAGGACGACGGGAGCATCGAGATCGGGCCGCCCGACGCCGGCTTCGGCGGCCCGCAGCCCACCCTGGTCATCAGCCCCAGCAGCGACCCGCGCCGCGGGAAGCTCCGGCTGCACCTCGACGTGAGCGCCACCGACCGAGACCAGGACGCCGAGCTGGAGCGGCTGCTCGCCCTCGGCGCCGGGCCCGCCGACGTCGGCCAGAGCGGCGCCGAGAGCTGGTACGTCCTGGCCGACCCGGAGGGCAACGAATTCTGCCTCCTGCGGGCCCGGATCCGGCCCCTCTGA
- a CDS encoding urease subunit gamma has protein sequence MKLTPREQERLLIHVAADVARSRQARGLLLNHPEAVALITSHVMEGARDGRTVAELMESGRHVLARKDVMDGIPEMIPDVQVEATFPDGTKLVTVHGPIL, from the coding sequence ATGAAGCTCACCCCGCGCGAGCAGGAACGCCTGCTCATCCACGTCGCCGCGGACGTCGCCCGGTCCCGGCAGGCCCGCGGCCTGCTGCTCAACCATCCCGAGGCCGTCGCCCTGATCACCTCGCACGTCATGGAGGGCGCCCGGGACGGCCGTACCGTCGCCGAGCTGATGGAGTCGGGCCGCCACGTGCTGGCCCGCAAGGACGTCATGGACGGCATCCCGGAGATGATCCCCGACGTCCAGGTGGAGGCCACCTTCCCCGACGGCACCAAGCTGGTCACCGTGCACGGGCCGATCCTGTGA
- a CDS encoding cytochrome c oxidase assembly protein, translating to MHWSPDWPFLVGALLAFGLYTAGVVRLWRRGDRWPIGRVIAWTAGVATVLLVTNTGLNDYGMVLFSAHMMQHMVLSMLSPIMLLLGAPITLALRALRPAGKGNGRGPRELLVALLHSRYVRIVSHPAATIPLFVASLYVLYFTPLFDFLMQSRIGHIAMMVHFLAVGLLFFWPIMGVDPGPNRPGFVLRIIELFMGMPFHAFFGVAVMMATEQLVSTFNAASSPPGTHLLDDQKIAGGITWAFGEIPTAIVLIALTLQWARSEERQARRRDRAADRDGDAELVAYNAYLAQLNRRGQKAADAG from the coding sequence CTGCACTGGTCACCGGACTGGCCCTTCCTGGTCGGCGCACTGCTGGCGTTCGGCCTCTACACGGCAGGCGTCGTCCGGCTGTGGCGCCGAGGCGACCGGTGGCCGATCGGCCGGGTGATCGCCTGGACGGCGGGCGTGGCGACCGTCCTGCTGGTCACCAACACCGGGCTCAACGACTACGGCATGGTGCTGTTCAGCGCCCACATGATGCAGCACATGGTGCTGTCGATGCTGTCGCCGATCATGCTGCTGCTGGGCGCGCCGATCACGCTCGCGCTGCGGGCGCTGCGCCCGGCGGGCAAGGGCAACGGCCGGGGCCCGCGCGAGCTCCTGGTGGCGCTGCTGCACAGCCGGTACGTACGGATCGTGTCGCACCCGGCGGCCACCATCCCGCTGTTCGTCGCCAGCCTGTACGTGCTGTACTTCACGCCGCTGTTCGACTTCCTGATGCAGTCCCGGATCGGGCACATCGCGATGATGGTGCACTTCCTGGCGGTCGGCCTGCTGTTCTTCTGGCCGATCATGGGCGTGGATCCCGGTCCGAACCGGCCGGGCTTCGTGCTGCGCATCATCGAGCTGTTCATGGGGATGCCGTTCCACGCCTTCTTCGGCGTGGCGGTGATGATGGCCACCGAGCAGCTGGTGTCCACCTTCAACGCGGCCTCCTCGCCGCCGGGCACCCACCTGCTGGACGACCAGAAGATCGCCGGCGGCATCACCTGGGCGTTCGGCGAGATCCCGACGGCGATCGTGCTGATCGCGCTGACCCTGCAGTGGGCCCGCTCGGAGGAGCGGCAGGCGCGGCGCCGCGACCGGGCGGCGGACCGGGACGGCGACGCCGAGCTGGTCGCCTACAACGCCTACCTGGCCCAGCTGAACCGGCGCGGCCAGAAGGCGGCCGACGCCGGCTGA
- a CDS encoding DUF6296 family protein, protein MDTGRRWVLTYPGAPGAHERQQTAVVEYRGGVGPQGHALCTDESGRIQVEITEDGFAHLIAWADLPDPQTPIHAEPLA, encoded by the coding sequence ATGGACACCGGCAGGCGGTGGGTACTGACCTACCCCGGTGCGCCCGGCGCGCACGAGCGGCAGCAGACGGCCGTGGTGGAGTACCGCGGCGGGGTCGGACCCCAGGGCCACGCCCTGTGCACCGACGAGAGCGGGCGGATCCAGGTGGAGATCACCGAGGACGGGTTCGCCCATCTGATCGCCTGGGCGGACCTCCCCGATCCGCAGACCCCGATCCACGCCGAACCGCTCGCCTGA
- a CDS encoding endonuclease/exonuclease/phosphatase family protein, translating to MGERQRPERRRGWATVAAALLLALLTAGHRLVPDGGAHLGSLLEAFLPWLGLGVPVLLAVALWRRSRTALLAVLVPALAWTAVFGGRLLPADTGPADLTVLQHNVDDGNADPEGTARALLGRHADLVALEELASGEAVYERVLAHDYPYRARSGTVGLWSRYPLTDARPVDIKPAAVHVYWKRGVRATVRTPQGEVAVYVAHLPSVRVHATGFAAAGRDESARRLAAVIDAEPIRRVILLGDLNSTLDDRGLAPLTSRLTPARSGFDFSWPAGLPLARIDQVLCRGAVPVSTRTLAATGSDHLPVEVRIRL from the coding sequence ATGGGGGAGCGGCAGCGGCCGGAGCGCCGGCGGGGGTGGGCCACGGTGGCCGCGGCCCTGCTGCTCGCGCTGCTGACGGCCGGCCACCGCCTGGTGCCCGACGGCGGCGCGCACCTCGGCAGCCTGCTGGAGGCCTTCCTGCCCTGGCTGGGCCTGGGCGTGCCCGTGCTGCTCGCGGTGGCCCTGTGGCGACGCTCGCGCACCGCACTGCTCGCCGTCCTCGTACCGGCGCTCGCGTGGACGGCGGTGTTCGGCGGGCGGCTGCTGCCGGCGGACACCGGGCCCGCGGACCTCACCGTCCTCCAGCACAACGTCGACGACGGGAACGCGGACCCGGAAGGCACCGCGCGGGCCCTGCTCGGCCGGCACGCCGATCTGGTCGCCCTGGAGGAACTCGCTTCCGGCGAGGCCGTGTACGAGCGGGTGCTCGCCCACGACTACCCCTACCGGGCCCGCTCCGGCACCGTCGGGCTCTGGTCGAGGTACCCGCTCACCGACGCCCGCCCGGTCGACATCAAGCCCGCCGCGGTGCACGTCTACTGGAAGCGCGGGGTGCGGGCCACCGTCCGCACCCCGCAGGGGGAGGTCGCCGTGTACGTGGCGCACCTGCCGTCCGTCCGGGTGCACGCCACCGGCTTCGCGGCCGCGGGCCGGGACGAGAGCGCCCGGCGGCTGGCCGCGGTGATCGACGCCGAGCCGATCCGCCGGGTGATCCTGCTCGGCGACCTCAACTCCACGCTGGACGACCGCGGTCTGGCCCCGCTGACCTCGCGGCTGACCCCGGCCAGGTCCGGGTTCGACTTCAGCTGGCCGGCCGGCCTGCCGCTGGCCCGGATCGACCAGGTGCTGTGCCGCGGCGCCGTGCCGGTCTCCACCCGCACCCTGGCCGCCACCGGCAGCGACCACCTCCCGGTGGAGGTACGGATCCGGCTCTGA
- a CDS encoding ATP-binding protein — MDDGPPQVRRLLLRETVGSVSRCRAFARDVLQDWGWLGSADPAVAAAAEDVLLMVAELAANAAMHADGARELVLLRSSDALRVELLDGNPEPPALRTDRRPGHPGGYGLLVVERLARSWGSRPLPGGKAVWVEVAPR, encoded by the coding sequence ATGGACGACGGTCCGCCGCAGGTCCGCCGGCTCCTCCTGCGGGAGACGGTGGGCTCGGTGAGCCGGTGCCGCGCGTTCGCCCGGGACGTCCTCCAGGACTGGGGCTGGCTGGGGAGCGCCGATCCGGCCGTGGCGGCCGCCGCCGAGGACGTCCTGCTGATGGTGGCGGAGCTCGCCGCCAATGCCGCGATGCACGCCGACGGCGCGCGCGAGCTCGTCCTGCTCCGCTCCTCGGACGCCCTTCGGGTCGAACTCCTCGACGGGAACCCCGAGCCGCCGGCGCTCCGCACCGACCGCCGCCCCGGCCACCCCGGTGGTTACGGCCTGCTCGTGGTCGAGCGCCTCGCCCGCTCCTGGGGCAGCCGTCCGTTGCCCGGCGGCAAGGCCGTCTGGGTGGAGGTCGCGCCCCGCTGA